From the Lysinibacillus fusiformis genome, the window CAGGTGCTTCACATGTCATTGTCACATCCTATATTTTTCATGATGGTCAGCTAGATTTAGCACGTTTAAAGCATTTAAATCAATTAATTGGTAAAGAACACCTTGTCATCGATCTCAGTTGTAAGATGCGTGACGGGAAGTGGTTTGTCATGACAGATAAATGGACTACATTTAGTCATTTCGAAGTCAATGCAGCATCCATTGCTTATATTGAAGGTTTTTGTGATGAACTGTTAATTCATGCTGTCGATGTTGAAGGAAAAAAGGGTGGCATGCAGGAAAGCTTGGTACGGGATTTAGCTGCTTGGACATCTATCCCTACTACCTATGCAGGCGGTGTCCGATCAATTGAAGACTTAGAAAGATTTAACCAATTAGCCAATGGAAAACTTCATGTAACCATTGGGAGTGCGCTCTCTATTTTTGGTGGCGATTTACCTTATACAGATGTAGTAGAATATTGTAAAAAAGGCGGGATCTTGTGAAGCTTATTTATAAAGATTAT encodes:
- the hisA gene encoding phosphoribosylformimino-5-aminoimidazole carboxamide ribotide isomerase, whose product is MEFRPCIDLHDGKVKQIVGSTLGYTNQAVVENFISHHDASYYAQMFAQDRLTGGHVIMLGSGNEDAALSALTAYPQGLQIGGGITADNAQKYIDAGASHVIVTSYIFHDGQLDLARLKHLNQLIGKEHLVIDLSCKMRDGKWFVMTDKWTTFSHFEVNAASIAYIEGFCDELLIHAVDVEGKKGGMQESLVRDLAAWTSIPTTYAGGVRSIEDLERFNQLANGKLHVTIGSALSIFGGDLPYTDVVEYCKKGGIL